The following are encoded together in the Pedobacter sp. D749 genome:
- the kdpB gene encoding potassium-transporting ATPase subunit KdpB has product MKPNNKLFEPALVQTALKQSFIKLDPRVMVRNPVMFTVEIGTLVMAYVTVYSFSHSGQGSPLYNFFIFLVLLLTVLFANFAEAIAEARGKAQADSLRKTREETPAKVLLANGTIEIRSSNQLKKGDVFVCETGDTIPTDGEIIEGIATIDESAITGESAPVIRESGGDKSSVTGGTKVLSDEIKVQVSTAPGESFLDKMIALVEGASRQKTPNEIALTILLASFTLVFIIVCVTLKPFADYANTPITIASLISLFVCLIPTTIGGLLSAIGIAGMDRALRANVITKSGKAVETAGDIDVLLLDKTGTITIGNRKATNFYPTAGVNIKAFTDACVLSSLADETPEGKSIIELAAEQGFKSAGTPEGSTFIKFTAETRSSGLDTVDGRRIRKGAFDSIRNIVEKAGNIFPSDIENHVKAIATNGGTPLVVSENEKALGVIELQDIIKPGISERFERLRKMGVKTVMVTGDNPLTAKYIAEKAGVDDFIAEAKPEDKMNYIKDEQTLGKLVAMMGDGTNDAPALAQADVGVAMNSGTQAAKEAGNMVDLDNDPTKLIEIVEIGKQLLITRGTLTTFSIANDVAKYFAIVPALFIASIPALQSLNIMGLHSPESAIMSAVIFNAIIIPILIPLALKGVAYKPIGATALLRRNLFIYGIGGVVAPFIGIKIIDLLVGLFV; this is encoded by the coding sequence ATGAAACCCAATAATAAATTGTTCGAACCTGCCTTGGTGCAGACCGCACTAAAACAATCTTTCATCAAGCTTGATCCACGGGTGATGGTACGGAACCCGGTAATGTTTACCGTAGAAATCGGAACACTGGTAATGGCTTATGTTACCGTGTACTCTTTCAGCCATAGTGGACAAGGATCGCCTTTGTACAATTTCTTCATCTTTTTAGTTTTATTGCTTACCGTTCTGTTTGCAAACTTCGCTGAAGCAATTGCAGAAGCAAGAGGCAAGGCACAGGCCGACAGCCTTCGTAAAACAAGGGAAGAAACTCCAGCCAAAGTGCTTTTGGCCAATGGAACTATCGAAATCCGTTCATCCAATCAATTAAAAAAAGGAGATGTGTTCGTTTGCGAAACAGGCGATACCATTCCAACAGATGGAGAGATTATTGAAGGGATTGCTACTATTGACGAATCAGCCATTACTGGTGAGTCTGCCCCGGTAATCCGCGAATCAGGAGGTGATAAATCTTCGGTAACTGGTGGTACAAAAGTTTTATCTGATGAGATTAAAGTTCAGGTAAGCACTGCTCCAGGCGAAAGCTTTTTGGATAAAATGATTGCTTTGGTTGAAGGTGCATCACGTCAGAAAACACCAAATGAGATAGCTTTGACCATTTTGCTGGCCAGTTTTACCCTTGTGTTTATCATTGTATGTGTAACCTTGAAACCTTTTGCTGATTATGCCAATACCCCAATAACCATTGCATCGTTAATTTCTCTGTTTGTATGTTTAATCCCAACCACCATCGGCGGACTGTTATCTGCTATTGGTATTGCAGGAATGGACAGGGCATTAAGAGCCAATGTGATTACCAAATCGGGTAAAGCGGTAGAAACTGCGGGTGACATTGATGTATTACTTTTAGATAAAACCGGAACCATCACCATTGGTAACCGTAAAGCCACTAATTTTTACCCAACAGCAGGTGTAAACATTAAAGCTTTTACCGATGCCTGTGTATTAAGCTCGTTGGCCGATGAAACCCCGGAAGGAAAATCGATCATTGAATTGGCTGCTGAACAAGGTTTCAAATCTGCCGGAACGCCAGAGGGATCAACATTCATCAAGTTTACTGCCGAAACCCGTTCGAGTGGATTGGATACTGTAGATGGAAGAAGGATCAGAAAAGGTGCCTTCGATTCGATCAGGAATATTGTTGAAAAAGCCGGAAATATTTTCCCTTCTGATATCGAAAACCATGTAAAGGCTATTGCTACCAATGGAGGAACACCACTTGTAGTGTCAGAAAATGAAAAAGCCCTTGGCGTAATCGAATTACAGGACATTATTAAACCTGGTATCAGCGAACGTTTCGAGCGCCTAAGGAAAATGGGTGTAAAAACAGTAATGGTTACCGGCGATAATCCATTAACAGCTAAATACATTGCAGAAAAAGCAGGTGTTGATGATTTTATTGCAGAGGCTAAACCCGAGGATAAAATGAACTACATCAAAGATGAGCAAACCCTTGGTAAGCTGGTAGCCATGATGGGCGACGGTACCAATGATGCCCCTGCTTTGGCGCAGGCCGATGTTGGTGTAGCTATGAACAGTGGAACACAGGCTGCAAAAGAGGCCGGTAACATGGTCGATTTGGATAATGACCCTACCAAGCTGATTGAGATCGTAGAAATCGGTAAACAATTGTTGATTACCCGCGGTACATTAACCACTTTTTCCATCGCGAATGATGTGGCCAAGTATTTTGCAATCGTTCCGGCTTTGTTTATTGCCTCAATTCCAGCACTGCAAAGTCTGAATATTATGGGCTTGCACTCGCCAGAATCAGCGATCATGTCGGCTGTGATTTTTAATGCGATCATTATTCCAATCCTGATCCCACTGGCTTTAAAAGGTGTGGCCTACAAACCTATCGGTGCAACTGCCTTATTACGCAGAAACCTATTTA